Within Aspergillus oryzae RIB40 DNA, chromosome 2, the genomic segment CCCACGAGCATCACGATTCGCAGAGCCTTCGTGGCAACTCAGAATTACAAGTGCCTGTACTGTGGCAACACAGGGAGAGTCCAGCTCAATCTCTAGGAGAGCTTTCGCCCTGTCTGCGAAGAATTCTGACAGAGATTTAGGGAAAGTGATAAAGGTAGGGTGATATCTTGCTTCAAAAGCACTTCCAATAGCACACCTAACTTTTCGTTAGTCCGTATACCGCTGGGTGTCTAGCATGAAACATACATCGCATTCGTAAGAACTTCCGAATAGAAAGGCGTGTCATCATACTCATTCCTCCACTTCGATCTAGCGATCATATACATATCTTTGTCGACCACATAAGTGCTTGTATTCTGCCAGGTGAAATACAGCTCCACAAGATGGTCTTCAAGTGCTTGGTCAACGGGCTGTCCAACCCGTAAATGGTTCAGTATATCCTGTCCATCATGTCGGACTGTGCGCGCATCAGGACGTTGGCGTTGTTGGGTCGCAGAAACATCCACTAGATTGAGGTTCGACGTCGCTCCGTAAAAGCGTAAGTGGCCATCGCCCGCGATCTTTAGAGTACCAATGCGATTCGAAATTTGCTCGATAACGTCTTTCTCcgcctcatcttcgtcaccGCTGTCTGATTCACACTCTCTATCGTAACGCGCTTGCCTGAGCAGCTCTCCGGGCTGTTGCTGCATATCCGGGGTCAACTGCAGACTTTCCGGACTAAGACTGTTTTCCTGCGAAAGACTGGTGCCATCATTTAGATTGGCGTAGATCGTGTCCAAGCTCTCCGCCGTTGGAAGTGTAAACCCCCAATTCGCAGGAACATAATGGCTGGTAGGAATCGAATTGACCCCGAACGAATTTATTGTTTCTCGGCCTTTCTCAGCCGAAGGAACGAGCTTTTGGTTAGATAACGCATTCTGTGGCGGTGTAGGAATCTCCGGGGGACGCTCATTTGCGTCTGGCACAGCTGAGGGGCTGCTATGCGCTGGTGAATGCGCAACAGCTTTTTGCGGAAGAGAGATTATCTCATTGGCTGCGCtcgtttcccttttcttcgctAGCCCGCGAGGGATCTGTAGCGTATCCAAAACTCTGTTGACACCTGCCTCATCCTCGGGtctcattggtggtggttccAGCCCATGGTCATAAATAAACTGGCACAGTTGATCTATCCTAGCAGAGAACAGCTCTGTGGCAGCACGAAGAGAGACCCTGGAGTAAAGCTAGTCAGCGCCTGTTTGCAGTGTGCGAGCGTAGATCACAAGCTTTGCctgccttctccagaacGCGAGATCTGCTGTACTCAAGACACGAAATGTATTTCAAAATTGACCAGCAGTAGACATAGGATGAGCTGAACATACTTCCGTTTGTCATCGCCGTGTTGGTATTTACAGTCTTTGCCTTTCCTCTCGCAGTTATGGCAATGCGGAGTAGCTCCGTCGCACTGGTAAAGAGCCGTCAGTTGAAATACAATATAGGTCATGTGACGATCGATGAAGGCATCTCGAACAAAATCATTCACGTACCCTGATCTTGCTCTCCCGGCAAGGAACACATGCCGTAGTGACATGTTTGCGAGGCGCcctcttgggcttctctgACTGAGACTCCATCGCACAAGTTAGTGTGGCGGGAAGCGTGGGGGAGACGAAATTCTCTCCGGTTTTCAGAAGCAACCGGGGCGGCTAATTCAcgaaacgaagagaaagcatGGGTCAGCCGACATCTACAGAGGATGGCTTAGCAGAATACATGTCCATAGCAAGATTCGCGAGAATGATGAAGTTGCTCAGCATGGCAGCGCAAAAAGCTGTTGGGTCCCTGGGGTGTGGTTCCTGGGGAAGTCTGGAAACGATAGGAGCTGATGGCTTCTGACTGGGCGGGGAGTCGCCCCACTTGCACCCCAGAGTGCCCTATGAGACTCGACGCAACACTCATCACTATCCACCTGAGGTAAAATTTCCCGCTCTCAGGTGATCCATTGCAGTTCCTACTTTCaattgatattgacatgtaTCCTAGTAGTTACACGTATGCTCCCATTACACTAACATTGAtaagatatattaatagCTAAAAGTACCATGCGCGCGACGGCAGGTGCGATACCTCAATCAGTAAAGAGCTCAACAGCTACCCTGTGATTACCAATTGCTAGTGCGCTTAAGTGCCTGGTTCTGAATCACTTCGATCCAGTATCCATCGGGGTCAAGCACAAAGGCAACATCCTTCATCCGGCCGTCAGTCAAACGCTTCTTCCAGTTGACATTCAATGATTCGAAGCGCTCGCAGGCGGCGTTGAGATCGTCAACAGCAACACCTACAGCAAGTATAGCAGCGTCAGTGGTAAAgggctcttccagctccaagATGACGTCGCCAAAAGGGCAGGTCACTTACAGATATGGCCGAATCCTTGTGGCTCAGCGTTGCCATTGTGGTAGACAGGTCCTTCTTGCTTCTCCGTTCCATAGTTCCAGGTGAGCTCGAGCAAACCTTCCCACTCAGCCACGGGATTCTTGGCATCCTCTTGCACTTTGGGGTTTCCTGCAGGGTATCCCAAGAAATAGAGATTGAAGCCTGCATCCTTGTTCTCGGCGGTTCGTAAAAGGGTCATGCCCATAACTTCTTGGTAGAATTTCAAACTTGTCTCTGCGCACTTCACACGGAGCATGCTGTGGTTGAGTCGGTAATTGGCGGTATCTGTCGTCGTACCCACATCCTCGTTATGACGACGAATAAGCTCAACCCAGTATCCATCAGGATCCTTGGCGAAAGCAATGTGCTTCATACGTCCATCAGtgagcttcttctggaaagGATAGCCAGCATCTTCAATTCTCTTGCAGGCCGATTCAATGTTGTCAACAGAAATGGCAATATGACCAAAGCCCCGGTGAGGTTCCGTGTTGCCGTTGGCTACGCTGTAGTTGGGGTCATTTTCTGTGCCATAGTTGTGGGTGAGCTCCAGAACAGCGTTGCGGTCCGTCCAGTGACGGTCACCCTGCAGGGACTTGGGGCCGTTGTATGCGAGGAAGTAGAGCGAAAACTTGTTTTCGGGGAAATCGAGTTGTTGAATCTGAGTAAGTCCGAGGAACTTGTAGAATTCCACTGAGATAAAGGGTTCAGTAAGCGCGAATATTTAAGCCAACAATGACGCCATGATGCAGGGATACTCACGGGACTTCTTCGGGTCCTTGACCCGGATCATAGTGTCTGTTCAAGTAGAGCCATTGTCAGCCTTTCATTTGCATTCCATGGATTGGGAACCGACTAACGATTGAGCTTATACGTGGAAGTATCCGTCGCCATGGTTGCGATATACCGATTGGCTCCTTTATTCATTTGTAAGTAGCTGACAGGGCCACCGGTGGGGTAAATCTTAGCCTAAGCTTTTGCTTCGAGGCCTACCTGATGGGACAGAAAATCTTAGGTTGGGGACCCTGGTAGAGGATGTGcgaaaggaaggaagaacaCGAAAAGCAAACATAGGGACAGGAGGGGtaagagggaagaaaaaataggTGCGGTGTTTTGTGTTACAATTGCTTAGTGAGCGGCGTGAGGGGAGAGAACTTGAAGTGGAAAAGGTGGGGACGCCCTATGACGCTATGGCGCTCCATTGTGTATTGCCTTCATAAGGTTGGAACTTATTCAACAGAGTGCCTGTAGTCTAGAGTATAATGAATGGGAAGTATCAGAATCTGGTTATATATTTGTTCATTGATTTATATGTTTTGTCTTTTGGgtgaaagtgaaagagaTGATAATGTACCTGAGTCCCtggtcatcctcatctaTATCAATTGCACGTGATTACATATTACCAATAGGCACTAAATTAGTAGAGAAGCTGAGATACCTAGTCACTGAGTATTAGCACCAATCAGTTACTAGACACTGGGTACTTACCAGTCAAGCGAATACGGCCCGTAAGTGGCCCAGCGATTTATGCTTTCTACTTATTGGGTATCAAGTTCTGGGAACTCTAGATGTGACCTAGCGTATATAGGAGAAGATCTATAAGGATGTGATGAGTATAAGATATCGGATGTTCCTGAGACACAAGGCTCTAGATAAGTTCCCTCGTATAACTTCACGTCGCAGTCTTCGGACAGAATGGATTCGAGACCATAGCGCataatatatattgctataACAAATGAGTGTGACTCAAGCAGAGAGATACGAAATGATCTTCGCATTGTGGGACTGAACTCTGTTAATATTAGGACTCGCCGGGGGTTTGATAGTCAAGTGCTAGTATCGGAGTACGTATAATATTCGAGGGACACACTGGAATTTGATTGACAAACGCTTGTATGTAAATCGAgctggaagccaaagagctATACCATTTTGGGTAAGCCAAATCAGAGGGCAGCGAAGGCGGTGGCCTGATAGGGAAGGGGACAATACCCAATCGGGTGATGACATGGGCGTTCattcatccattcattccTCTTGCTTGCTTCTCCAGTAGTATACATACTATCGCATCCCCTACTTCTGTCCGAGTTTCTCTCGAAGTTTCTATATCCAGTCTGCCGCATTTGCCGGCGATAATCTGACCAAATTGCAGCTTCGGATTACTCGTCCAAGTGCTGGTCGCCCTTTTCCTCCATCAAGGTTTGTCCgttgttctttgttgattCCCCCAAATTTCCCCCGAACGATCTTCGTCTGCTTAGATCACACGCGACTGCGTGGATTCCGttgcttgctttttctgtggTCCTGTCCAACTGCATCTCGCATCCTTCCTTGCCTACCCAACCCGCCCTGCATCCCCCACGGTTTACTTTCCCCACGTTTTCAGAGATCAATGTTGATCAACTCGTGCCTACAATGGCTTGCGCGGCATTGGGTCTAGTCATGGAATGGGAGCGTCAGCCCATTTCCTGGCTTCATTCCCTCCTCGAACTTAACCACTTTTGTGCCCCTGATCGTGTGGTGCGCTATACACCGTTTAAGATTAGCTGCCCACCTACCTTTTAAAGACTGTCATCCCCATGCCCTTGCGCTTCTAGATTCTTCTAAACTACTTTTGGTTGCACCGGTTGTCCTTCTAGTACTAGACGCAATGGCTGAGTATCAACTTTCAGTTCGATTGGGTTATTCCTCTAAGGAATCCGCTGCTCTCTACGAAGCAGAACACTGTCCGTATTGGGCACAAAGTCCGGTCAAGTACGCCCAAAATCTCTTAGAGTACTCGGACGAGCCGATCGAGTACGATCACCACGACAGTGACTACTCAGACaactgcttcttctttcctgaaGACTGTTCCTGGTCACCGCCTCGTGACTGGACCCTCGAAAACGAAGAGTCAGAAGACGATATCTCAAACAGCGACGACCACGACACCATGATTCCCGGTCTTCCCGATATCAAAATGCTCGACGCGGAGGCCCTCAGCGACTTGCTGGAGGATAACCTCTCGCCCCCTGAGATCACCACGATTCTGTACGGTATATCGTGATCAACTTACTACCCCCACTATTGTACTAATGGGTTGTCATTCATGTAGAGTATTTGGTACTAATGGTGCCATATTTGCCTACGCCtcatctcttccatcccGGCAGCTGCGGAATCTGACCGCCACATACGGAGCCGCTTACACAGCCTACGCAAAGAACGCCTCAAGTGGTAACCTAACGGGAGTAAATCCCGCCAGTCACCCATCATCATATGTGACAGCCCAATCCGTCTCTCTTGGCGACGTAGGGTCCATCGTCTTTGAACTCGATGAGCTTGTCGCTGTAGTCACTAGAATAGCGGATAGAGTGCTCCTTGCCGCCGTTGGACCGTCCAAATTGGAGCCCGAAGGAGAGACGGGCCCTTCAAATGGTGCGCAGAATGGCTCTTTAAACGCCAGTGCGGACGAGTTCCCCCTGCATGAGCCTAGAACAGGCGCCAACGGTacctccaccaaccaaacTCCCACCAACGGAACCCCCAACAGTATCAGCCGAACTCACAGCGAGGCCAACATGCAATCAGATGCGCAACTTGAAACGCAGTACGAAATCGACCGAAGCAACGACCTCGCGCGATTGGCGAGCCTGAACCTTTCATCGTCGCCGTCCATTTTGCTCGCTCTAGAATCAAAATCTGCAGCGTTGGGCAAATTTCTCAGTCAGAAATTGGAGGATCTTGAGAGTCCCGAGGACTTCTAGGCTTATGCCACCATCGCTGTTTCCTTCGCCTAACCTTCAGTTTTCTCAAATTGTTCTATATTACTTTTCTTCATGAGCCGTATGAGCTTCTTGTTATTTAGCCTATGATTCTATTCTTGATCGATACTCCCGTCTTGAAGCGTCTTGTCATTCAACCTTGTGATTTATGAAGGCCGTGTTCGATTTTTTTGTTTGAACAGAGCAGAAATTGTACCGAGAATTACTTGACTTAGTGGACCTAGCAAGCATTGTTCGACCAATTGATTATTATGAACAAATTAAAATTTTtacagcaagaaaagaaatttagGCACCAAACCTATAGCAATTCGCTAACTGGTTAATAGGTTAGGGGAGAATAATAGCGTTTTGAAAAGAAGGTATATCGCTGGATCTCTGCTTTCAAGAAGCTATTATAGCAACCATTATAGGCAAATTGTCCAGGTTGGATATAGACAACTAATGGACTGACTTATGCTTTATCACCGGTAGTGGCGGTTCCGCCCGGAGCAGTATGGAAGTGTCCACTGGCCGTGCTAGCGGTCCGAGACACTGCAGGGGGGGAGACCGGGGATTGAGCCGCTGCCTCGCTCGCAGCAGGCTGCATTGGTTGCGCGGCCTGGGTTGCGCTCTCGGGGGCTGTGGCCTGAGTTGCGCTTTGGGGAGCCGTAGCCTGGGCGGGGCTCGTTGCCTCATTTGCCTTCTCACTATAAGCTGGGGGTTGGGCGACGGCAGGGCTTGCCGGCTGGGAGGATgtggcggcggcagcggtATGTACCGGGCCACGGGTGCAATCCTTGATGACGGTCCACCATTTTTCGGCGTCGTTGGCAGTGTGTGCTTTGAAGCTCAATTCAGTGGTAGTGTGGAAGGCGTTACCGACTTTACTGCCCGAGACATCCTTGCCTTTCACGCTGAACTTCACGCCGTCGATCGCGCCAATGACACAGTCGGGAAGGTATAGGGACAGTTCTGGAGCCGGATCGCGGCGGAagtcgtcgtcatccttgAATTCATGGAGGTACCGCGCGGGGGTGACAACGTAGTATCCGGAGCTATAGCCCTTAAGCATGGCACGGGACTTGCGTTCCAAGGACCCTTCGATCAGTGCCATGGTCGCACGATGATCCATGTTGGGGAAAGTGATGTTGGAGAGGGTCCTCGGGGGCGCATCCGGGTTGATAAGGACATTGTCATTCTTCGTGATGAAGTTGACCCACTCGAAGTCAGGAGGAATCTTCTGAGCAGAACCCAGCATATCCTGATACATAGTACCCTGATGCTCGAGCTGGCCAGAAACGATCTGGACGAATTCTTGCATGGCCCCCTGAATGGTCTGCAGAACATGCGCCTCAAACTGCTGGAAGTTATTCTGTACAgcaatgatatccttgcgGTTGTTGTTCTCCTCAATGATCTGCTTGTTGAGACGATGGTTGACACCTCGGCGCAAGATGTAAGGGTCGTGATGCTGTTCAAGCTTGTTTCCTGCGGCAGCATCCATAGACGCCGTTTGTTGGGCAAGGAGCTCAATATGCTTCTGGGTGACAGCCCGGGCCTTGTCCACAGCCTTTGCACTCTTGGAAGCACCACTGGTAAGCTCCTTCGACTTGGCCTTGATTTCCTTATGGAGGCGCTCCAAGGTTGGAGACACAGTTCCCTTAAGGTTCTTCTCCGTTTCCAAGTACATATTCACCATTCCCTGTCAATGCATTAACGACGAGAGCAAAAATTAGGAGAGGCGCAACAGATTATACCTGAGTATTAGCGCGGATGTTCTCAAACATAGAAGCCACGCCACCAGTGTTTTGGGAAAAGTGGTGACCTTCCTTCAGCGGTTCACTGACAGTCTAGCGCGACAATCTCTGTTAACTAAATCTGGATGTATAGGTAGATCGAGGAATAATCGGAAGGGAGCCCACTCACTTTGAGGACTTTCTCATAGTCCTTCGAATGCGACCTCTGTACCTTCGAAGTCACGGTAACATAGTCCTCCAGGTAACCACACATGTGCTTCAAAGCGCGCAAACGCTCGTTCAGCAGGTTCGTAGTCTACCGAAACTTGCACGTTAACATTGTCCACGGATCGACCGATCATAAGGCATATCTAGGTGTACCTCGCTGCTATCAGAGTCCGGAatggcctcatcatcactcatAGAGGCTCGGCGGTCCGGAGCAATGGAACTCGTGAGGGTCGACGACCGATGAGGGAGCTTGTCCACGGGACTGGTTGGGGTAGACATGGTTGTGAGGTGAATGTGCGGATGCGTGACGTCTGTAGAGGTGCGACAGAAGGATTCAGTAGCAGAATAAATAATGGAAGTAACTGCTGCTGTGGAGGGAGCCGGAACCGCCAATGAATTTAGTCGAGTCTATAGGTACCGTTATTCGTCAGTGGCTCCATCTTTCGATTCCGTCAAAGTGAGGGGAGATGTGGGTCGCGCATATTCCGCATAAGTGTAGAAAGTTGTTGAACACTTACCGAGCTTAGAAAATCCAACTGGAGAAAAACCGGGTTTGGATCACCAGCATATCCcgtggaaaaaaaagagaaggaaaggaaaaaaggggggaTAGGATGGAGGATGTCAAGGACTTATTAGGTGGAAGCAAAAAGATCGACGGTCGCCAACGATGAAGTCACCGACCGCTTCCTTAGCGTTTTTTTACCCCTCAGCTCAATCTTCTCACAATCTAGTCCACCAGGAACACAGGTCACATCATGGGGGTTTTTTGGTTCCCAGAAATTCTAATTGCCTTGATTTAACCCCATTGATTCAATCAGaattcttgatctcctcgtccCTTTCTGTCATGATAATCCTCTCTAGAACGTCTAGAGTATGACTATACAGGCTGGAAAAAGAATCAATCCGCACAAAATGTATCACACGtaactacggagtaaacaCATCGAAGGAAACCAACGAATAGAAACTGCTTAAGATCGAGATTCGAACGACGCCGATGTGTGGCTCGAACGGTCTTCATGGGTCAGACTATCCGAAAGCAGACAAAGCGCAAAGGCTCAGCCACAGTTCGGTGGCGAAGAGCTGAAGAACTATTGGGGACCTTTGCATGAGTCTCCACTTTCAATCAACACATGGCATGATTGGGAAATATACTATCGAGGACACAGTTAATCTTAGGTTTAGCTCTGCTCAGCTTTGAAAGGAAGGATAGATAGTTATATATTACCGTCATGGCTTGAAGCTATCCTACTAATGTCGAAAAGGAAGCAATACTAAGGTATCAAGTGTTTGAAAAAAGTCGCCATAACTCATGCTTGTCATCGGCCTAAGCCGTCCATGCCCTGTAAACCCAAACCATCTAGTATAAACGCCGGTGAACAAATCCATACCATCCCCACCTCTATAGATAtgtgaaaaaagaaaaggaaagcaccCAGGAGCACCCAATACCCGGTCTAATATAGATACAAAACGAAGTGAGGTagttgcttttcttctatcGTGAAATTAGGAGAGTCTCTGAAATATAGCGCCTCTCAGCGTCCAGCGCCGACAGTACCGTAATCATCATAAATGCGCATCTCTGGAGAGTTCAACGTCCCCTCCGCTATGCAGGTGAAGCGGCCTCTGTCCTGATTCTAGACTCGAGCCCGAGCTTGAACGAGTCGCAGTCTtcggtcttcatcatcgtgACTAGAGGAGTGAGAGTGACCAAGGCCCggccgatgatgaagaatatccagggaagagaagagttgGCTAGATCCGCGCCCAGCATTTCGGATATGGGCTTGCTGAGGTGACTGGAGAGGTGGCGGAACGGGAATGTCTTCTGCAACGACGGCATCATAATCCGGCAAATCAGAATCATGGGGACGGACCGTTGTACGGACTGCGGTCGAATAGCTCGGAACACGGCTCAGAGTCTCCACTTCCGCATACTGAGGATGGAATGGCGTGGCCATTCCGGATGGAACGTGCTCATGGTCAACTTCATCAGAGGGTCGCCGCGAGAGCACCGGGCTCGAAGGGCTGTGAGAATTAGAACCCGATGACGGCCCAAAGTAATCTGCAGGAACTCCTAGACGTCGGTGTTCGCTGTCGTTCTGAGACTCATGGTCGGTGGGCGATGGCTGATGGGGTCGAGTGATATTGAGGTTTGAGAGGTTTGATAGACGGCTATGTAGCGCAGAAGCGGAGATGTCGGTGTTCGTCAAAGCATTCATAGAAGCGAGGTTTTCAGCAGAGAGGTTGCGGCTGAGAGTGCCAAAAGGTGTGCCGGGGCCACTTCCAGGTCCCGGAGTACGGTAACCATTAGGGTCAAGCTCGCTATACAACTGGTCAAACTGATGCTCGCCGTACAACGGGGGTGCCTGTTGAGCGATATCGTTGATTGCCCGTTGAGCGGATTGCGGAGTCTGGTCGACTAGGTTATTGTTCTCGTCGATCGCGAGGTTGGGAGAGATAAATATCGACACAGGAAGCGTAGCTCGCAGCTGCAATGGAATAGTCAGAATAGTCATTATGGCAAATAAGTAGGGAATGCCATACCTCGCTAATGTGCCCATCTGGATTCATCAACTGAACGCGGAACTTCAGCTTATGTCTGACCTTGATACCCTTCGTATCCGTATCTTGCAGACACCTTGTCAGAGTTTTAGGGAGATCCAAATAACGCGAGAATTGATAGCCCTCTGCCGCTTCATCAATAATTTCCAAGGCATTATCATGATCCA encodes:
- a CDS encoding uncharacterized protein (predicted protein); protein product: MRPEDEAGVNRVLDTLQIPRGLAKKRETSAANEIISLPQKAVAHSPAHSSPSAVPDANERPPEIPTPPQNALSNQKLVPSAEKGRETINSFGVNSIPTSHYVPANWGFTLPTAESLDTIYANLNDGTSLSQENSLSPESLQLTPDMQQQPGELLRQARYDRECESDSGDEDEAEKDVIEQISNRIGTLKIAGDGHLRFYGATSNLNLVDVSATQQRQRPDARTVRHDGQDILNHLRVGQPVDQALEDHLVELYFTWQNTSTYVVDKDMYMIARSKWRNEYDDTPFYSEVLTNAMYVSC
- a CDS encoding lactoylglutathione lyase GLO1 (glyoxalase): MATDTSTYKLNHTMIRVKDPKKSLEFYKFLGLTQIQQLDFPENKFSLYFLAYNGPKSLQGDRHWTDRNAVLELTHNYGTENDPNYSVANGNTEPHRGFGHIAISVDNIESACKRIEDAGYPFQKKLTDGRMKHIAFAKDPDGYWVELIRRHNEDVGTTTDTANYRLNHSMLRVKCAETSLKFYQEVMGMTLLRTAENKDAGFNLYFLGYPAGNPKVQEDAKNPVAEWEGLLELTWNYGTEKQEGPVYHNGNAEPQGFGHICVAVDDLNAACERFESLNVNWKKRLTDGRMKDVAFVLDPDGYWIEVIQNQALKRTSNW
- a CDS encoding uncharacterized protein (predicted protein) is translated as MGCHSCRVFGTNGAIFAYASSLPSRQLRNLTATYGAAYTAYAKNASSGNLTGVNPASHPSSYVTAQSVSLGDVGSIVFELDELVAVVTRIADRVLLAAVGPSKLEPEGETGPSNGAQNGSLNASADEFPLHEPRTGANGTSTNQTPTNGTPNSISRTHSEANMQSDAQLETQYEIDRSNDLARLASLNLSSSPSILLALESKSAALGKFLSQKLEDLESPEDF
- a CDS encoding uncharacterized protein (predicted protein) — translated: MVNMYLETEKNLKGTVSPTLERLHKEIKAKSKELTSGASKSAKAVDKARAVTQKHIELLAQQTASMDAAAGNKLEQHHDPYILRRGVNHRLNKQIIEENNNRKDIIAVQNNFQQFEAHVLQTIQGAMQEFVQIVSGQLEHQGTMYQDMLGSAQKIPPDFEWVNFITKNDNVLINPDAPPRTLSNITFPNMDHRATMALIEGSLERKSRAMLKGYSSGYYVVTPARYLHEFKDDDDFRRDPAPELSLYLPDCVIGAIDGVKFSVKGKDVSGSKVGNAFHTTTELSFKAHTANDAEKWWTVIKDCTRGPVHTAAAATSSQPASPAVAQPPAYSEKANEATSPAQATAPQSATQATAPESATQAAQPMQPAASEAAAQSPVSPPAVSRTASTASGHFHTAPGGTATTGDKA
- a CDS encoding uncharacterized protein (predicted protein); translated protein: MSTPTSPVDKLPHRSSTLTSSIAPDRRASMSDDEAIPDSDSSETTNLLNERLRALKHMCGYLEDYVTVTSKVQRSHSKDYEKVLKVSGLPSDYSSIYLYIQI
- a CDS encoding arrestin family protein (thioredoxin binding protein TBP-2/VDUP1) — translated: MALSFFSGGGSASHAKYFDIRAHLSGKLLLCLSEPLSIKHIRLHLTGISRVCWHLPSSSAGGGRKSWRERVIYEKTWRFRDPGKGKTEILPAGNYEYPFNLVLEGNMPESIEGLSDTYITYRFKAEIGRKYAKDIIVRKPLRIIRTLEPSALELAHAMSVENIWPNKIEYSISTPTKAVIFGTSIRVDFKLIPLLKGLTIGQIVSQLIESHDLTLNPEDPDSIRNTYKNTRTILNDEFELDHDNALEIIDEAAEGYQFSRYLDLPKTLTRCLQDTDTKGIKVRHKLKFRVQLMNPDGHISELRATLPVSIFISPNLAIDENNNLVDQTPQSAQRAINDIAQQAPPFELDPNGYRTPGPGSGPGTPFGTLSRNLSAENLASMNALTNTDISASALHSRLSNLSNLNITRPHQPSPTDHESQNDSEHRRLGVPADYFGPSSGSNSHSPSSPVLSRRPSDEVDHEHVPSGMATPFHPQYAEVETLSRVPSYSTAVRTTKTFPFRHLSSHLSKPISEMLGADLANSSLPWIFFIIGRALVTLTPLVTMMKTEDCDSFKLGLESRIRTEAASPA